A genomic stretch from Mesoplodon densirostris isolate mMesDen1 chromosome 3, mMesDen1 primary haplotype, whole genome shotgun sequence includes:
- the RGS14 gene encoding regulator of G-protein signaling 14 isoform X1 translates to MPGKPKHLGVPNGRMVLAVSDGELSSTAGPQGQGEGRGSSLSIHSLPSGPSSPFPTEEQPVASWGLSFERLLQDPLGLAYFTEFLKKEFSAENVTFWKACERFQQIPASDTQQLAQEARNIYQEFLSSQALSPVNIDRQAWLGEEVLAEPRPDMFRAQQLQIFNLMKFDSYARFVKSPLYRECLLAEAEGRPLREPGSSRLGSPDATRKKPKLKPGKSLPLGVEELGQLPPAEGPGGRPLRMSFRRELGGGASNSALRRESQGSLNSSASLDLGFLAFVSSKSESHRKSLGSSEGESESRPGKYCCVYLPDGTASLALARPGLTIRDMLAGICEKRGLSLPDIKVYLVGNEQALVLDQDCTVLADQEVRLENRITFELELAALERVVRISAKPTKRLQEALQPILAKHGLNPQQVALRRPGEKQPLDLRKLVSSVAAERLVLDTLPGVKITEAGDITPCLSQGGPPTIQDKAAHLPPLPLNSLAQAPSSITGKRQTCDIEGLVELLNRVQSSGAHDQRGLLRKEDLVLPEFLQLPAQGPNSQEAPPQTESAAQPKGSPSDSTAHSAL, encoded by the exons GTTCTGGCTGTCTCAGATGGAG AGCTGAGCAGCACGGCGGGGCCCCAGGGCCAGGGCGAGGGCCGAGGCAGCTCCCTCAGCATCCACAGCCTTCCCAGTGGCcccagcagccccttccccaCCGAGGAGCAGCCTGTGGCCAGCTGGGGCCTGTCCTTCGAGCGGCTGCTGCAGGACCCGCTGGGCCTGGCTTACTTCACT gagttCCTGAAGAAGGAGTTCAGTGCTGAGAACGTGACTTTCTGGAAGGCCTGCGAGCGCTTCCAGCAGATCCCGGCCAGCGACACCCAgcag TTAGCTCAGGAGGCCCGGAACATCTACCAGGAGTTCCTGTCCAGCCAGGCACTGAGCCCTGTGAACATCGACAGGCAGGCCTGGCTCGGCGAGGAGGTGCTGGCGGAGCCCCGACCAGACATGTTCCGGGCACAGCAGCTTCAG ATCTTCAACTTGATGAAGTTCGACAGCTATGCACGCTTCGTCAAATCCCCGCTGTACCGCGAGTGCCTCCTTGCGGAGGCCGAGGGTCGCCCCCTGCGGGAACCTGGCTCCTCGCGCCTCGGCAGCCCTGACGCCACGAGAAAG AAGCCGAAGCTGAAGCCCGGAAAGTCGCTGCCGCTGGGCGTGGAGGAGTTGGGGCAGCTGCCTCCTGCTGAGGGCCCTGGGGGCCGCCCGCTCCGCATGTCCTTCCGCAGGG AACTAGGGGGCGGCGCGTCAAACTCAGCCttgcgcagagagtcccaggggTCCCTCAACTCCTCTGCCAGTCTGGACCTCGGCTTTCTTGCCTTTGTCAGCAGCAAATCTGAG AGCCACCGGAAGAGCCTCGGGAGCTCAGAAGGTGAGAGTGAAAGCCGACCAGGGAAGTATTGCTGCGTGTACCTGCCTGATGGCACAGCCTCCTTGGCCCTGGCCCGACCTGGCCTCACCATCCGTGACATGCTGGCAGGCATCTGTGAGAAACGAGGCCTCTCTCTACCTGACATCAAGGTCTACCTGGTGGGCAATGAGCAG GCCCTGGTCCTGGATCAGGACTGCACCGTGCTGGCGGACCAGGAAGTGCGTCTGGAGAACAGAATCACTTTCGA GCTCGAGTTGGCGGCGCTGGAGCGCGTGGTGCGGATCTCCGCCAAGCCCACCAAGCGGCTGCAGGAGGCGCTGCAGCCCATCCTGGCGAAGCACGGCCTGAACCCTCAACAGGTGGCGCTGCGTCGG CCAGGCGAGAAGCAGCCGCTGGATCTGAGGAAGCTAGTGAGTTCGGTGGCGGCCGAGAGATTGGTTTTGGACACTCTCCCAG GTGTGAAGATCACTGAAGCTGGCGACATAACCCCCTGCCTCAGCCAG GGCGGCCCGCCTACAATCCAGGACAAGGCCGCCCACCTCCCTCCACTGCCCCTGAACTCGCTGGCCCAGGCACCCAGTAGTATCACTGGAAAGCGGCAGACCTGTGACATTGAAG GCCTGGTGGAGCTGCTGAACCGGGTGCAGAGCAGTGGAGCCCATGACCAGAGGGGCCTTCTGCGCAAAGAGGACCTGGTGCTTCCAGAATTTCTGCAGCTGCCTGCCCAAGGACCCAACTCCCAGGAGGCCCCACCACAGACTGAATCAGCGGCCCAGCCCAAGGGGAGCCCCTCAGACTCCACTGCGCACTCGGCCCTCTGA
- the RGS14 gene encoding regulator of G-protein signaling 14 isoform X2 produces the protein MPGKPKHLGVPNGRMVLAVSDGELSSTAGPQGQGEGRGSSLSIHSLPSGPSSPFPTEEQPVASWGLSFERLLQDPLGLAYFTEFLKKEFSAENVTFWKACERFQQIPASDTQQLAQEARNIYQEFLSSQALSPVNIDRQAWLGEEVLAEPRPDMFRAQQLQIFNLMKFDSYARFVKSPLYRECLLAEAEGRPLREPGSSRLGSPDATRKKPKLKPGKSLPLGVEELGQLPPAEGPGGRPLRMSFRRELGGGASNSALRRESQGSLNSSASLDLGFLAFVSSKSESHRKSLGSSEGESESRPGKYCCVYLPDGTASLALARPGLTIRDMLAGICEKRGLSLPDIKVYLVGNEQKALVLDQDCTVLADQEVRLENRITFELELAALERVVRISAKPTKRLQEALQPILAKHGLNPQQVALRRPGEKQPLDLRKLVSSVAAERLVLDTLPGVKITEAGDITPCLSQAWWSC, from the exons GTTCTGGCTGTCTCAGATGGAG AGCTGAGCAGCACGGCGGGGCCCCAGGGCCAGGGCGAGGGCCGAGGCAGCTCCCTCAGCATCCACAGCCTTCCCAGTGGCcccagcagccccttccccaCCGAGGAGCAGCCTGTGGCCAGCTGGGGCCTGTCCTTCGAGCGGCTGCTGCAGGACCCGCTGGGCCTGGCTTACTTCACT gagttCCTGAAGAAGGAGTTCAGTGCTGAGAACGTGACTTTCTGGAAGGCCTGCGAGCGCTTCCAGCAGATCCCGGCCAGCGACACCCAgcag TTAGCTCAGGAGGCCCGGAACATCTACCAGGAGTTCCTGTCCAGCCAGGCACTGAGCCCTGTGAACATCGACAGGCAGGCCTGGCTCGGCGAGGAGGTGCTGGCGGAGCCCCGACCAGACATGTTCCGGGCACAGCAGCTTCAG ATCTTCAACTTGATGAAGTTCGACAGCTATGCACGCTTCGTCAAATCCCCGCTGTACCGCGAGTGCCTCCTTGCGGAGGCCGAGGGTCGCCCCCTGCGGGAACCTGGCTCCTCGCGCCTCGGCAGCCCTGACGCCACGAGAAAG AAGCCGAAGCTGAAGCCCGGAAAGTCGCTGCCGCTGGGCGTGGAGGAGTTGGGGCAGCTGCCTCCTGCTGAGGGCCCTGGGGGCCGCCCGCTCCGCATGTCCTTCCGCAGGG AACTAGGGGGCGGCGCGTCAAACTCAGCCttgcgcagagagtcccaggggTCCCTCAACTCCTCTGCCAGTCTGGACCTCGGCTTTCTTGCCTTTGTCAGCAGCAAATCTGAG AGCCACCGGAAGAGCCTCGGGAGCTCAGAAGGTGAGAGTGAAAGCCGACCAGGGAAGTATTGCTGCGTGTACCTGCCTGATGGCACAGCCTCCTTGGCCCTGGCCCGACCTGGCCTCACCATCCGTGACATGCTGGCAGGCATCTGTGAGAAACGAGGCCTCTCTCTACCTGACATCAAGGTCTACCTGGTGGGCAATGAGCAG AAGGCCCTGGTCCTGGATCAGGACTGCACCGTGCTGGCGGACCAGGAAGTGCGTCTGGAGAACAGAATCACTTTCGA GCTCGAGTTGGCGGCGCTGGAGCGCGTGGTGCGGATCTCCGCCAAGCCCACCAAGCGGCTGCAGGAGGCGCTGCAGCCCATCCTGGCGAAGCACGGCCTGAACCCTCAACAGGTGGCGCTGCGTCGG CCAGGCGAGAAGCAGCCGCTGGATCTGAGGAAGCTAGTGAGTTCGGTGGCGGCCGAGAGATTGGTTTTGGACACTCTCCCAG GTGTGAAGATCACTGAAGCTGGCGACATAACCCCCTGCCTCAGCCAG GCCTGGTGGAGCTGCTGA